In Paenibacillus guangzhouensis, a single window of DNA contains:
- a CDS encoding PaaI family thioesterase, whose protein sequence is MDMSEAEREAYIAKIAQAAEETFWGYLGCQVESLTPKQAIISLEATTHHMNLIGMVHGGVLSSLLDNAMGVLIASLLPGAKTVTTNLNVHYVAPMYAGKLIVTADLLHQSRKMLTVYGSITDSEGQLGSIGTGTFRIISGD, encoded by the coding sequence ATGGATATGAGCGAGGCTGAACGGGAGGCCTATATTGCAAAAATTGCGCAGGCAGCAGAGGAGACATTCTGGGGGTATTTGGGCTGCCAGGTGGAGTCGTTGACGCCGAAGCAAGCGATCATTAGTCTCGAAGCGACGACGCATCATATGAATTTGATCGGCATGGTGCACGGCGGTGTGTTGTCATCACTGTTAGACAATGCGATGGGGGTGTTGATTGCTTCCCTGCTGCCAGGTGCGAAGACGGTAACGACGAATCTGAATGTTCATTATGTCGCGCCGATGTATGCAGGAAAATTGATCGTCACCGCAGACTTATTGCATCAATCCCGCAAAATGTTAACCGTCTACGGCTCCATTACGGACAGCGAGGGCCAGTTGGGCTCGATTGGAACGGGGACATTTCGTATTATTTCGGGCGACTAA
- the mgrA gene encoding L-glyceraldehyde 3-phosphate reductase: MTYQANHERYSTMKYNRTGKSGLKLPAVSLGMWHNFGGVDTEENGRALLRRAFDLGITHIDLANNYGPPPGSAESMFGRMMQKDLAPYRDELIISTKAGYYMWEGPYGEWGSKKYLVSSLDQSLKRMNLDYVDIFYHHRPDPDTPLEETMAALDLIVRQGKALYVGISNYNAEQTAEAVKILRSLGTPLLIHQPSYSMFNRWIEDGLQDVLEENGVGSIAFSPLAQGLLTDRYLDGIPQDSRAGRGGFLNKKDVTDEVIAKARKLQQIAARRGQSLAQMALAWVLRGGRVTSVLIGASRVPQLEENVAAINNLDFSSDELAEIEAILK; encoded by the coding sequence ATGACTTATCAGGCAAATCATGAGCGTTACAGCACGATGAAATACAATCGCACGGGCAAATCCGGGTTGAAGCTGCCTGCCGTCTCGCTCGGCATGTGGCATAACTTCGGCGGTGTGGACACCGAGGAGAACGGCAGAGCGCTGCTGCGTAGAGCGTTTGATCTCGGGATTACGCATATTGATCTGGCGAATAATTATGGACCTCCTCCGGGTTCAGCGGAGTCGATGTTCGGCCGGATGATGCAGAAGGATCTCGCACCGTATCGGGATGAACTCATCATCTCGACCAAAGCGGGATACTACATGTGGGAAGGGCCATATGGCGAATGGGGTTCGAAGAAATATCTCGTATCGAGCCTGGATCAGAGCCTGAAACGGATGAACCTGGACTATGTCGATATTTTCTATCATCACCGCCCAGATCCGGATACACCGCTGGAAGAGACCATGGCAGCGCTTGATTTGATTGTGCGTCAAGGGAAAGCGTTGTATGTGGGGATTTCCAATTATAATGCGGAGCAGACGGCGGAAGCGGTAAAAATTCTGCGCAGTCTAGGCACGCCGTTATTGATTCATCAGCCTTCGTATTCCATGTTCAACCGCTGGATCGAAGATGGGCTGCAGGATGTGCTCGAAGAAAACGGCGTTGGCAGCATTGCCTTCTCACCGCTTGCGCAAGGGTTGTTGACGGACCGCTATCTCGATGGTATTCCGCAAGATTCCCGTGCAGGGCGCGGCGGGTTCCTGAATAAGAAGGACGTGACCGATGAAGTGATTGCGAAGGCGCGCAAACTGCAGCAGATTGCAGCTAGACGCGGCCAATCGCTTGCGCAAATGGCGCTGGCTTGGGTGCTTCGCGGCGGTCGCGTGACGTCGGTGCTGATCGGTGCGAGCCGTGTGCCGCAGCTCGAGGAGAACGTCGCAGCAATTAATAACTTGGATTTCAGCAGCGATGAGCTGGCGGAGATTGAAGCGATTTTGAAATAG
- a CDS encoding long-chain-fatty-acid--CoA ligase: protein MCSILHSSKVWLRHYPQEVAPSNDYPDQNVAQFLVDSATKFGSRPAIDFMGKRMTYGELLCESNRFANALLALGMKAGDRIAIMLPNCPQMVIAYFGILSIGAIVVQTNPLYMEGELRHQMQDSGAKAIVTLDFMHHRVLAVQPQTSIQHVIVASLRDVLPIPVKWLYPVKAKKDGQNLSVTYGRSVHSFRKLLASASPVFEMVQVDADEDLAVLQYTGGTTGVPKGAMLTHKNLIANTYQVSKWFYRAEFGQERYLGALPCFHVFGLTVILNQCVYSGGMLLLLPRFEVSQVLKTIDKHRPTIFPGAPTMYIALIHHKDIAKYDLSSIKACVSGSAPLPIEVQETFEGLSGGRLVEGYGLTEAAPVTHANTVWEKRKIGTIGIPLPDTDAKIIDPDTGEELPIGSVGELLVKGPQVMKGYWNRPQETEQVLQDGWLYTGDMGTMDEDGFFAIVDRKKDVIIAGGFKIYPREIDEVLFEHPSIKEAIAVGVPDDYRGETVKAYIVLRDGEFTSEQEITAWCRERLAAYKVPRLYEFRESLPKNIIGKVLRRKLLEEELNKTPKGK, encoded by the coding sequence ATGTGTTCGATATTGCATTCATCCAAGGTTTGGTTAAGGCACTATCCGCAAGAAGTCGCTCCATCGAATGATTATCCGGATCAGAACGTCGCTCAATTTCTCGTCGATTCCGCCACGAAGTTCGGCAGTCGTCCAGCGATAGATTTTATGGGCAAACGAATGACGTATGGTGAACTGCTATGCGAGTCAAATCGCTTCGCGAATGCGCTGCTCGCCTTAGGTATGAAGGCAGGGGATCGCATAGCGATTATGCTCCCGAACTGCCCGCAGATGGTGATCGCCTACTTCGGCATTCTGTCGATTGGCGCCATCGTCGTCCAGACGAACCCCCTCTATATGGAGGGGGAGCTGCGGCATCAGATGCAGGATTCCGGCGCGAAGGCCATTGTAACCCTCGATTTCATGCATCATCGCGTGTTGGCTGTTCAGCCGCAGACTTCGATTCAGCATGTGATTGTCGCCTCGCTGCGGGATGTGCTGCCCATTCCGGTGAAATGGCTCTATCCGGTCAAAGCAAAAAAAGACGGTCAGAACTTGTCCGTTACCTACGGCAGGTCCGTGCATTCCTTTCGCAAGCTGCTCGCAAGTGCTTCTCCCGTCTTCGAAATGGTGCAGGTGGACGCAGACGAAGATCTTGCCGTTCTGCAGTATACCGGAGGTACGACGGGGGTTCCGAAGGGTGCGATGCTAACCCATAAGAACCTCATTGCAAATACGTACCAAGTCTCCAAATGGTTCTATCGCGCGGAGTTCGGTCAAGAACGTTATCTCGGCGCCCTGCCTTGCTTCCATGTCTTTGGCCTGACGGTCATATTGAATCAGTGCGTGTATTCCGGAGGTATGCTGCTTCTACTGCCGCGATTCGAGGTCAGCCAAGTGCTGAAGACGATCGATAAGCATAGACCGACGATTTTCCCTGGGGCGCCGACGATGTATATCGCACTTATTCACCATAAGGACATTGCGAAATACGACCTGTCTTCGATTAAGGCTTGCGTGAGCGGATCTGCGCCGTTGCCGATTGAAGTGCAGGAGACGTTCGAAGGCTTGTCTGGTGGACGATTGGTTGAGGGCTACGGGTTGACGGAGGCTGCTCCCGTCACCCATGCGAATACGGTCTGGGAGAAGCGCAAGATCGGAACGATCGGCATTCCGCTGCCCGATACCGATGCCAAAATCATCGATCCCGATACGGGAGAGGAGCTGCCGATTGGTTCGGTAGGCGAGCTGCTCGTCAAGGGTCCGCAAGTGATGAAAGGGTACTGGAATCGCCCGCAAGAGACAGAGCAAGTGCTGCAGGATGGCTGGCTCTACACCGGGGATATGGGGACGATGGACGAGGACGGATTTTTTGCCATTGTAGATCGGAAGAAGGATGTCATTATCGCTGGCGGGTTCAAAATTTATCCGCGCGAAATCGACGAAGTGCTCTTCGAGCATCCAAGCATCAAAGAAGCGATTGCGGTCGGCGTCCCGGATGATTACCGCGGCGAGACGGTCAAGGCGTACATCGTGCTGCGGGATGGGGAGTTCACATCGGAGCAAGAGATTACCGCATGGTGCCGAGAGCGACTGGCTGCTTACAAAGTACCGCGGTTGTATGAATTCCGTGAATCACTACCGAAGAACATTATCGGAAAAGTGCTGCGCCGCAAGCTCTTGGAGGAAGAATTGAATAAAACCCCGAAAGGGAAATAG
- a CDS encoding type II secretion system F family protein, which produces MPTLGWGILAVLLLIGWGMCGLRAGGRFKERIPEAVPNLKLLRIAPPMLYLLERIRWIERVPAIFYRIQRAMQVLYGSQVSAVYSALFMAELLNYALIMLLFACLLPMMTDGGAAGFGAGLVLAVLLPLAQLKELDKRVKNREQEILLELPEFLNQMILLVDAGETVQRALTLCVDRKRSQVTHPLYKELIQMIHEWSGGYSFQQSFEQFSKRCAVQEVSIFTTTIMLNYRRGGGEFVVALRDLSRILWEKRKAVSRVRGEEASSKLVFPMVVVFFLLLVLVCTPVFMMMNA; this is translated from the coding sequence ATGCCGACCCTAGGATGGGGGATCCTTGCTGTGCTGCTGTTGATCGGGTGGGGAATGTGCGGGCTGCGAGCAGGGGGGAGATTCAAGGAACGAATTCCGGAGGCGGTTCCGAATCTGAAGTTGCTGCGAATTGCACCGCCAATGCTGTATCTACTGGAAAGGATTCGTTGGATTGAACGTGTACCAGCGATCTTCTATCGCATTCAACGTGCGATGCAGGTGTTATACGGGAGCCAGGTATCAGCCGTGTATAGTGCATTGTTCATGGCGGAATTGCTGAACTATGCGCTCATTATGCTTCTGTTTGCTTGTCTGCTGCCGATGATGACGGATGGCGGTGCGGCTGGATTTGGTGCGGGACTGGTACTCGCAGTTCTGCTGCCGCTGGCTCAGTTGAAAGAACTGGACAAGCGTGTGAAGAATCGGGAACAGGAAATTTTGCTAGAGCTGCCTGAGTTTTTGAATCAAATGATCTTGCTCGTGGATGCGGGGGAGACCGTACAGCGAGCACTTACGCTCTGTGTCGATCGAAAAAGATCGCAAGTGACGCATCCGCTATACAAAGAGCTGATTCAAATGATTCATGAATGGAGCGGGGGCTATTCCTTTCAGCAGTCCTTCGAGCAATTTAGCAAACGATGCGCGGTGCAGGAAGTATCGATCTTCACGACGACCATCATGCTCAATTATCGAAGAGGAGGAGGTGAGTTCGTCGTTGCATTGCGCGATTTGTCGCGCATTCTATGGGAGAAACGGAAAGCCGTGAGCCGCGTTCGCGGGGAGGAGGCTTCCTCGAAGCTGGTGTTTCCCATGGTCGTTGTGTTTTTTTTGTTGTTGGTATTGGTGTGTACGCCAGTCTTCATGATGATGAATGCATAA
- a CDS encoding acyl-CoA dehydrogenase family protein, translating to MGKVIDRIIGGSFVIEDISPDRIVTPEDFTEEQRMFVETTKQFLQTDVLPQDEQLEKLDYELTVKLMRKAGELGLLSSDIPEIYGGLGLDKVSSTIINEVLAGASSFALSVGAHVGIGTLPIVFFGTPEQKARYLPDLATGAKIAAYCLTEPTSGSDALGAKTTAKLSDDGQHYILNGSKVFITNAGFADLFIVYAKVDGQHFSAFIVEKDTPGFTLGPEEKKMGIKGSSTRPLFFEEAHVPVDNLLGEIGKGHLIAFNILNIGRFKLGAGCLGGAKEAIHIAAQYANVRTQFGKPIASFPLIGKKLAEMNITTYVMESMVYRTAGYIDHILSDLDHTSPDAGKQSAKGISEYALECSINKVFASEALDFVADEGVQIHGGYGFIQEYKIERIYRDSRINRIFEGTNEINRLLIPGTLLKKALKGELPLIQKAEALQSELLQLIPGQTFDGVLEQERHLLSMAKKIFLFAGGVAIQKVGTRIEAEQEILSSLADMMIQIYALESALLRAEKQVARSSEAESLNYIQMTQVFAQEAFERIESEAKITLSTLETGDVLRTQLSILKKLARHTPVNTTQLKRAIGARVIHGEKYQS from the coding sequence ATGGGGAAAGTGATCGATCGAATCATTGGCGGAAGCTTCGTCATTGAAGACATTTCGCCAGATCGGATTGTTACGCCGGAGGACTTCACCGAAGAACAGCGGATGTTCGTCGAGACGACAAAGCAATTTCTGCAGACGGATGTGCTGCCGCAGGATGAGCAGCTGGAGAAGCTGGACTATGAATTAACGGTGAAGCTCATGCGCAAGGCAGGGGAGCTCGGGCTGCTCAGCTCGGATATCCCGGAAATCTACGGCGGGCTCGGCCTAGACAAAGTCAGCTCGACCATCATTAACGAAGTGCTGGCAGGAGCTTCTTCCTTCGCATTGTCCGTCGGCGCTCACGTCGGGATCGGCACATTACCGATCGTGTTCTTCGGGACGCCGGAGCAGAAGGCCCGCTATCTGCCTGACCTGGCAACAGGCGCAAAGATCGCGGCGTATTGCCTCACGGAGCCTACATCGGGTTCGGATGCGCTGGGTGCGAAGACGACGGCGAAGCTGTCCGATGACGGCCAGCATTACATCTTGAACGGCTCAAAGGTATTTATTACGAATGCGGGCTTTGCGGACCTATTTATCGTGTACGCGAAGGTTGACGGGCAACATTTCTCTGCTTTTATCGTGGAGAAGGATACGCCGGGCTTCACCCTTGGGCCCGAAGAGAAAAAGATGGGGATTAAGGGCTCCTCGACGCGGCCTTTATTTTTCGAAGAGGCGCATGTCCCTGTCGATAACTTGCTCGGTGAAATAGGCAAAGGGCATCTTATTGCATTTAACATCCTCAATATCGGTCGGTTCAAGCTTGGGGCAGGCTGCCTAGGCGGTGCGAAGGAAGCGATTCACATCGCAGCGCAATATGCCAATGTGCGAACTCAGTTCGGCAAGCCGATCGCCTCGTTCCCGTTGATCGGGAAGAAGCTAGCCGAGATGAATATAACGACGTATGTCATGGAGAGCATGGTCTATCGCACCGCTGGATACATCGATCATATTCTCAGCGATCTGGATCATACGAGTCCGGACGCGGGGAAGCAGTCGGCCAAAGGAATATCGGAGTACGCGCTGGAATGCTCGATCAACAAAGTATTTGCTTCGGAAGCGCTTGACTTCGTCGCGGATGAGGGCGTCCAAATCCATGGCGGCTACGGCTTCATTCAAGAGTACAAAATTGAACGCATCTACCGGGATTCGCGCATCAATCGAATTTTCGAAGGTACCAATGAAATCAATCGGCTCCTAATTCCAGGAACATTGCTGAAGAAGGCATTAAAAGGCGAATTGCCGCTCATCCAGAAAGCAGAAGCCTTACAGTCTGAGCTGCTGCAGCTGATTCCCGGCCAGACCTTTGACGGCGTGTTGGAACAGGAGCGTCATTTGCTAAGCATGGCGAAAAAAATCTTCTTGTTCGCCGGCGGCGTCGCGATTCAGAAGGTCGGTACGCGCATCGAAGCGGAACAAGAGATTCTGAGCAGCCTTGCAGACATGATGATTCAGATCTATGCGCTCGAGAGCGCGCTGCTGCGCGCAGAGAAGCAGGTCGCTAGATCATCCGAGGCGGAATCGCTGAACTATATTCAAATGACGCAGGTGTTCGCGCAGGAAGCGTTCGAACGGATCGAATCCGAAGCGAAAATTACGCTCTCGACGCTAGAAACAGGCGATGTCCTGCGGACGCAGCTGTCGATCTTGAAGAAGCTGGCTCGTCATACTCCGGTCAATACGACGCAGTTGAAACGGGCGATCGGGGCTCGGGTCATTCATGGGGAGAAATATCAGTCTTAA
- a CDS encoding P-loop NTPase family protein, translating to MKKLNLVLASADREYVELFMHYVQSSEFVHEVTMKSFTQLESFRYYVQHESSVDLILGEEAFLAMESTANCACPILLLSEDIGGSGATETGKKIGKYQPLHVLLSTLLSKYGGERNLSLNDGDKTGRTKVISIYSAVAGMGKSTLALNFCRQLTLQGQRVFYLSLEMLNGSALLFDAYRSPPAVDPANRLSKLLYYLKSERSVDELLTEWNAFKSSGATMNFDYFDPLHNLDEMKQINQQDARRLLDLIQRSGAYDTVVVDLDSAMEERTIAAMEYSDKLFWLLQDDALMLWKTEQVLQYLELHQSSQSLSALLHKTCFAVNKYLGQMVNPVRSSRIRVSAHLPYIAAWKQIDQPQVLLQAATFQSAVMKLCVEEGATMYG from the coding sequence ATGAAGAAATTAAATCTTGTATTAGCTTCCGCAGATCGAGAGTATGTGGAGTTATTCATGCATTATGTGCAGTCCTCGGAATTTGTTCATGAAGTGACGATGAAGTCGTTCACGCAGCTGGAGTCTTTCCGGTATTACGTGCAGCATGAATCCTCGGTGGATCTCATCTTGGGAGAGGAGGCATTTCTCGCAATGGAGAGTACCGCAAATTGTGCGTGTCCAATTCTGCTCCTAAGTGAAGATATTGGGGGATCGGGGGCGACGGAGACTGGGAAGAAGATTGGCAAATACCAGCCGCTGCATGTTCTTCTCTCCACCTTACTGTCGAAGTACGGCGGGGAGCGTAATCTGAGTCTGAATGATGGAGACAAGACGGGGCGCACGAAGGTGATTTCAATATATTCTGCGGTAGCTGGGATGGGCAAGTCGACACTCGCGCTGAACTTTTGCAGGCAGCTGACATTACAGGGGCAACGGGTGTTCTACTTGAGTCTAGAGATGTTGAACGGATCCGCGTTATTATTCGATGCATATCGCAGTCCACCAGCTGTGGATCCTGCTAATCGTTTGTCGAAGCTCCTCTATTATTTGAAATCGGAGCGAAGCGTGGACGAATTGTTAACGGAGTGGAATGCTTTCAAGTCGAGCGGGGCTACGATGAACTTCGATTATTTTGATCCACTGCATAATTTGGATGAAATGAAGCAGATAAATCAGCAGGATGCACGTCGTCTACTTGATCTGATTCAACGATCGGGAGCGTACGACACGGTTGTCGTAGATTTGGATTCAGCCATGGAGGAGCGGACCATTGCAGCAATGGAATACAGTGATAAGCTCTTCTGGCTCCTGCAAGACGATGCTTTAATGCTCTGGAAGACAGAGCAGGTACTCCAGTATTTGGAGCTCCATCAATCCAGCCAATCGTTGTCGGCGCTGCTGCACAAGACCTGTTTTGCGGTGAATAAATATCTTGGACAGATGGTGAATCCTGTCCGATCATCGCGGATTCGCGTAAGCGCTCATCTTCCCTATATTGCGGCATGGAAACAGATCGATCAGCCGCAAGTCTTGTTGCAAGCAGCTACTTTCCAATCGGCGGTGATGAAGTTGTGCGTTGAAGAAGGGGCGACGATGTATGGATGA
- a CDS encoding CpaF family protein — MDEQEAWVSSIRQTVRTGLNLSGSTSDDELYKMIEQAVFRHEHAQSWTASEKQRIVRRVYYTFRGLDVLQPYVEDRRITEIMINSHDEIFIEMDGKVERAKVVFESQDRLEDIIQSIVAQVNRVVNESSPIVDARLKDGSRVNVVLPPIALKGPTMTIRKFPDQPMTMDDLVAKGALTLEAAQFLQRLVRGKYNIFISGGTGSGKTTFLNALSQYIPSDERVITIEDSAELQIRTVPNLVALETRNANTEGKGEISIRDLIRSSLRMRPNRIVVGEVRGAEALDMLQAMNTGHDGSLSTGHSNGPQDMISRLETMVLSGAPLPIEVIRQQICSAIDIIVHLSRLRDRSRHVMEISEVIGLEHGEVRLIPLFRFEEEGEEAGKVKGELQATGHALQDRSKLQMAGLLFDGELVGG, encoded by the coding sequence ATGGATGAGCAAGAGGCGTGGGTGTCTTCGATTCGCCAGACCGTACGGACGGGACTGAATTTATCAGGGTCAACGAGTGATGACGAGTTGTACAAGATGATTGAACAAGCCGTATTCAGGCATGAGCATGCTCAGAGTTGGACGGCGTCAGAGAAACAGCGGATTGTTCGTCGCGTATACTACACGTTTCGCGGACTGGACGTATTACAGCCTTATGTGGAAGATCGCCGGATTACCGAGATCATGATCAACAGCCATGACGAGATTTTCATTGAGATGGATGGGAAGGTTGAGCGCGCGAAGGTGGTATTTGAATCCCAAGATCGGCTTGAAGATATCATTCAATCGATCGTTGCGCAAGTGAACCGGGTAGTAAATGAGTCATCACCGATTGTCGATGCACGGCTCAAGGATGGATCGCGTGTCAACGTGGTTCTGCCGCCGATTGCGCTGAAGGGACCGACGATGACGATTCGGAAATTTCCGGACCAGCCGATGACGATGGATGATCTAGTGGCGAAGGGGGCGCTGACCTTGGAAGCGGCGCAATTTCTGCAGCGGCTCGTTCGCGGCAAATACAACATCTTTATCAGCGGGGGAACGGGTTCAGGGAAGACGACCTTCTTGAACGCCTTATCGCAGTATATTCCGAGCGATGAACGTGTCATTACGATTGAGGATTCTGCCGAACTGCAAATTCGCACGGTTCCGAATCTGGTCGCGCTGGAGACGCGGAACGCAAATACGGAAGGCAAAGGAGAGATATCGATCCGGGATTTGATTCGATCCTCGCTTCGGATGCGTCCGAACCGAATAGTAGTCGGGGAAGTGCGCGGGGCGGAGGCCCTCGACATGCTGCAGGCGATGAACACAGGACACGATGGTTCGCTATCAACAGGTCACAGCAATGGACCGCAGGATATGATCAGCCGCTTGGAGACGATGGTGCTAAGCGGTGCGCCGCTGCCGATTGAAGTTATTCGTCAGCAGATCTGTTCTGCGATCGATATTATCGTTCATTTATCACGGCTTCGTGATCGGTCCAGACATGTGATGGAGATTAGTGAAGTGATCGGACTTGAACATGGGGAGGTGAGGTTGATTCCGTTATTCCGATTCGAAGAAGAGGGGGAAGAAGCCGGTAAAGTGAAAGGTGAGCTGCAAGCGACGGGTCATGCATTGCAGGATCGGAGCAAGCTTCAGATGGCGGGCTTATTATTCGATGGTGAGCTAGTGGGTGGTTAG
- a CDS encoding thermonuclease family protein, giving the protein MNLKNRFKNSFTPVRLTTAILLIFIIVLTGCSTASTNAGDTNAKVVKVVDGDTLDVEFNGKTERIRLLLVDTPETVHPSKPVEPFGPEASKFAKETLSNQRVKVEFDVSERDKYGRLLAYVWIDGKMFNELLLEKGLARVAYVYPPNVKYVDQFRAIQSKAQKAELGIWSIENYATDRGFDDAAAKKSEQGAKSTTKAKDTSATDNAKKPSTIGSCKKPTIKGNISSKGDKIYHVPGGQSYESTKAEEMFCSEADAEAAGFRKAKR; this is encoded by the coding sequence ATGAATTTGAAAAACCGATTTAAGAACTCATTCACCCCTGTCCGTCTAACGACGGCTATCTTATTGATCTTCATCATTGTATTAACTGGTTGCAGTACTGCTTCCACAAACGCCGGCGATACCAATGCGAAAGTCGTGAAGGTCGTCGACGGCGATACGTTAGATGTCGAGTTCAATGGCAAAACAGAGCGTATCCGGTTGCTGCTCGTCGATACGCCAGAGACCGTGCATCCCTCCAAGCCGGTGGAGCCCTTCGGACCTGAAGCATCTAAATTCGCCAAAGAAACGCTCTCCAATCAACGCGTGAAGGTAGAATTCGACGTCTCGGAACGTGATAAGTACGGTCGACTGCTGGCCTACGTCTGGATCGACGGCAAGATGTTCAACGAACTGCTGCTAGAAAAGGGCCTGGCTCGGGTCGCTTACGTCTATCCTCCTAACGTGAAATACGTAGATCAATTCCGCGCCATTCAATCCAAAGCCCAAAAAGCAGAGCTTGGCATCTGGAGCATAGAAAATTATGCAACCGATCGCGGGTTCGATGATGCAGCGGCGAAGAAATCGGAGCAGGGCGCAAAGTCGACAACCAAAGCGAAGGATACATCCGCGACGGACAATGCCAAAAAGCCTTCAACGATCGGCTCCTGCAAGAAACCAACGATCAAAGGCAATATCAGTAGTAAGGGCGATAAAATCTACCACGTACCCGGCGGTCAATCCTACGAATCGACCAAAGCGGAAGAAATGTTCTGCTCTGAGGCGGATGCCGAGGCAGCCGGATTCCGTAAAGCAAAGCGCTGA
- a CDS encoding type II secretion system F family protein encodes MNILVLAFIAAAATGAFFVVQERMRRRRLKGENDDRVASSPEFGGHMPDGLSIYTEYKLSQMQWLIAFAGAGLVFSIVGYLFYHSVVAAVLCFAAGALYPKFRREALLLRRRTELSLQFKQALYSISSSLAAGRSVENSFHEVIQDLQLLYPDVNTDLIREFRIIRSRLENGEPIEQALLDLSQRAGIEDITNFAEVFAACKRTGGDLVEVVRRTSNLIGEKMDVKQEIAVMVAQKKFESKIIMIAPVGFLAFLNMSSPDYMQPMYQGIGLVVSTIVLIGLTACSAWILKIMDIRV; translated from the coding sequence ATGAACATATTAGTCTTGGCGTTCATCGCTGCTGCGGCTACAGGCGCGTTCTTCGTAGTGCAGGAACGGATGCGGCGACGTCGGTTGAAGGGTGAGAATGATGACCGAGTGGCATCGTCGCCGGAATTCGGAGGGCACATGCCTGACGGGTTATCGATCTATACCGAGTATAAGCTGTCTCAGATGCAGTGGTTGATTGCGTTTGCGGGGGCGGGACTGGTCTTCAGCATCGTAGGGTATTTGTTCTACCACAGTGTTGTCGCTGCTGTGCTGTGTTTCGCTGCGGGTGCATTATATCCGAAATTCCGGCGTGAAGCGTTGCTGCTCCGTCGCCGAACCGAGCTTAGCTTGCAATTTAAGCAAGCGTTGTATTCGATTTCTTCATCCCTTGCCGCGGGAAGATCGGTCGAGAATAGCTTCCATGAGGTGATCCAAGATTTGCAGCTCTTGTATCCTGATGTGAACACTGACTTGATCCGGGAATTTCGAATCATCCGTTCACGACTTGAGAATGGAGAACCGATTGAGCAAGCTTTGCTCGATCTCAGTCAGCGGGCAGGCATCGAAGATATTACGAACTTCGCTGAAGTGTTCGCTGCATGCAAACGTACTGGCGGTGATCTTGTTGAAGTTGTGCGACGAACGTCGAATCTCATTGGAGAGAAGATGGACGTGAAGCAGGAGATTGCGGTCATGGTGGCTCAGAAGAAATTCGAATCCAAGATTATCATGATTGCGCCGGTCGGGTTCCTCGCTTTTTTGAATATGAGCTCACCAGACTATATGCAACCGATGTATCAAGGCATTGGGCTGGTTGTCTCAACGATCGTACTGATAGGGTTAACGGCCTGCTCAGCCTGGATTTTGAAGATTATGGATATCCGGGTATGA